Genomic window (Culex pipiens pallens isolate TS chromosome 3, TS_CPP_V2, whole genome shotgun sequence):
atcggtattcgacctacttacgaaaaactaatatcaaaaatgctcgagattgttcatctacacgtccttcaagtgccccaaacttaaaataaatgaaattttgtttcattttcgagaaaaacaaaaaatagtgtcagaggtcacgatggctcttacggctttttgaaaactcacccgagaatctatttaattaattattatcttgaaggTTTGGTTAGAAATCAgcgtaaacaaaatttatttttgaaaatgtgaattcaaaaaaacattataaactGTCATTCATAAAATCCATGATCAGGTTGCGAATCTTTTTATCAGCACCATGTTTCACAACAGTGCATGATAAGTTGAGACAACTTTTCCGTAGTAAGGGATATTTTTACTGAACTATGCCAATTAGATTGAAACGCTTGAAAAAGACTGCAAACAGCCAAGATATCCATTCCAAAATGCTACAATCGGCAACAATGTTGCAACAAGTAGGTCAACTGGTGTGCTGCCATTTCTAATCCTCCCTGATTATGGGTTTATTTATGTTTAATGATAATAACCCCTTGCGAGTTGCGATGAAGCTCTGTGGGAAATGAGGTTAACAAAAGTTCAAGTGAAGTTGATCTAAAATTCCGCTGATTATCTATTTATAGGAACGTTCTTTAGCTTGCGAAACACATTCTGCTTTGGTAGTTGTAGCAGCTAGAATGATTGATTAGAGGGAATCATTCAGAACTCCACTTGTTGCCCACAAGTGCAGAACTAGACTTCCTGGCGATTTTACGCTGGCTTTGGTATAACATTTGATGACATGTATGTCCTGTGTTGAATTCCCAAAGGTTGTGACCTTTATATGACTTTTCCGATGGCAGTATATTCTGGGGGCAATGGCAGAAGAGATATGAATGTTTGAAACGTTTCTGGATAAATAACAATTATTGCAGTAGCTATTGCAAACATCGCAGTGTAGTGATTTAAAGCGATTCAGCCAACAACTGGTTGACTTTTGTGATGACTTGCCATAAAGCCCTGACATACCATCGTCATCCTTAAGGAAGTCTTCATCCTCACATTTTTCTCACTGACTtagcaggaaaaaaaatattcaagaaggGTGGAACAATCGTCTTAACGCGAACCCTCCGACTATCAATCATCTAAATCGGCTTCCCAGGGGCCAACTGCAGGAGACAGGGTGGGAAGCTAAACCCGCGGGGACACCGCCACACCAAAAATGGGGTCAAAGTCTTGTTTTGTAACCACGGCACGCGTTGGGCGGACCCGAACTTTTAACGATCCTGGCAGTAAGCTGGAAACCAATTTCCAGCGCAGCATTCgatatttctaaatattttatgCCCGCTTTCCGGAggggaaggggggagggggtattTCCGTAAATGAGAATCTTAAAATTCATCGTACTGAAATATTCAACGCGGCAGGCAGCCTGCACACAAAGAGAGGAACATAAAATGGGCCACACTTGCTGGGCGAGGGAAAAACCGCACAAAATTTCCTCCAAACTCAAAGAAAACCAAGCATTTTTATGACCAAGTAGGTGCCGGCCCATGTTTCATCCGGTTTTACGACCTTTGGCTCGATAATGCAAACAACCGGCGACTGCCACCGGGAGGGTACACCTGGGTCACGCTGGCAACACTTCTTGCTGGCGTCGTTGGAATGGCAACGCTCAATAACAATAATACTAATGTCATAGGGTCGGAAGGTCCAGATGAGCTGGTGAGTGGTgataataaaaaatgcaaagaaGTGCAAGAAAAGACTCGACAATCGAAGTGGCATTTAAGGCGAAAAGAGTAGGTTCGGATGGTGGGTAGATTATGACTGACTAtcgtattttgcaatttatgtTTGTACTTATTGATACTATTGCAATCACCATCAATGCAAGATGAAAAATCTAATGTCTTGAGTTTAAATCttataacaatatgtttttcttcaaatgtcAAATAAATAAGTGTTGCAACGAGTTCATCATCAAATTTAACGTTCCAGCTTGAGTACTCTTGCGTTGAACCGTTTCGCCAAGTGCTCCCCTACAAACCCAACCAAGCTGACGCACAGTCCAACTCCCAAAGCCAACCAGGCCGGTTGCATGTCGTCAAAGTTGAGATCCGCCTTCTCGTTGATATCCACCCTGGGTCTCCTCCCAATGTACTTCGACCGAATCTCATCGCGCCATTGCTGCTTCCATAAGCCCATGAAGCCAGTTTCAGTCAGCGTGATGTGAATGAAGCGAAGTTCTTTCACCAGCTGATTCCGCGGAGAAACCCAGTACAGCTCAAACCCACTGAAATGTTCGAAATCAAGCACCACATAGAACGGCTGCATGCGCTCGTAATCGAAAGCCACGTCCTTGAACACATCGACGTAGTCGCTGTTCCAATAAACGGCGGCGTCAGGACGTGTTTCGTGAAACTCTGTTCGCGTTCCTTGCGCTACAAACCTCTTGAGGACCGAGTCCACGACAAACTGTGGGTTATGCTCCAAATCTTCGTACAGCTTGATTCCGGACTGGTAGAGGTCATCCAGTGTTTGAACCCGTTGAATCGAAGGTTTGCTGACCATCAGCGAGACGATCTTGGTCTCGAAGGCGTTTGACATGAAGAACATCAAGATGATCAACGAAAGTAGAATGATCTTTTCGGGACGACCTGCTCGGTGAAGATCGTGCTTTTCGTAGCCGCACACCACAAGCAGCACCGGATCGTTTTCAATCAGGGTTGGAAACAGTCGCTTTGCAATTTCGGACAGAACGAGTATCGTCACCAGCAGCGTCCAAACTTGCCAGCTGAAAGGCATGGCCAGCAGTTCGGCGGTGTTCACTGGTCGATCCCGGGGTACAGCTATTTTGGAAAATACCATGTGGGTAGTGAAAACTTGTCGGAAATTTCTGGGAATCGTTGCATCTGGCCTATCGAAGGTCATGTAGATTAGCAAAATATCGGCTCCATTTCCCGCTGAATGATTTTGATAGCACTGTTGATACGCTTCGTCGGACGCTTCACAATTGTGAGGATACTCGGCAGTCGTCGTATTCAAGTATCGGGCCGTTTCGTTCAGCCACTTTGAATTCCATGCGAACGATAGTACTCGCTCATCCTTGATGTAAGTGATGTTACGTCCCTGCATACTTCGGCGACAGTACGAAAACAGATACATCGGATGCTGCTCCCTGGGTCGGTTCCAGCAGTAAACCCCGTTGCACTGATAGACATCCTTTGAGGTATCACCAATGTAAACGAAGTAATTGAAACTGGCGTAATACACGTGTCCCTGCATCTGGATCATCGCTGGGGTATAAAGTTCATCGACGAATACTAGCATCTTGGTGGCTGGATCAAACAGATACATAAAGTAAAACATGTCAACGATGACATCGAACGACTCTAAATGGCTAACGTTGTTTCCCGTGTGTAACAACAGCAGGGAAGGATTCCAGGGCAGCTTATACACGTTAGTACGTTCAGATCCATTGACCACGTACTTGGCCACGTGGTCCAATCGGGGtgatttcaaaatggcgtccaaGATGTTGTCATGGGGATAATGTGGGGCAACATCGTAGAAAACACAGCTGAACGCGCCCGGTTTCACGCTGATCAGGTACTCGATTGACTTTAGCACAATATTTAGAGTATCTAAGTTGTAAGCCGAACACAACGCAATTCCTAGTAGAAGCTGAAAGACAAGTCCGATGTCCCTCATGgttgatttttaaatgatttcttaattgttttttgtttgtttgagtcAGTCTTCTTCGAATACGTCAACTTAGTAGTTTTTCAGTACACGACTGTTGACGGAATTGTGTAGAGAAGTCGTTTTTTGACATTATCAGTACGTATATATCAAATAGAAAAATCATGAAGTCTGATCTAGAGcttttattgaaattgtttcTCCGTCTTGTGCTGCCTCGGATGCACTATAGTCATGGTCATGACTGTGTCCAACGTGGATGATCAACAACGAGGGGTTTCTGGGCCAATCGAAGAGTTGCGATTTGCGGCTAGAGCCCGTGAGCACGTACTTGACCACGTGGTCCATACGGAGCGAGTTCAAAATGGCGCTTAAAacgttcacagcaaaaaaaccgatggtaaaatcgcatgcacaagcatgcacatcaccttcgtcagaataaacacttaatattacacactgcatgtacaatttttgcaaatacaaaaaaaaaagttgcaaacgacgggattcaaacccagcaccaagagtaaggactggcgccttagcccactcagaccgatgaaaagctgtaaggatacactaaaacccccgtTTACGCGCAGGcattacgctttttgtttggttaatttctcgaaaacagtgtaatgtttttacattcttttgaaagcaatttgtagatctgcacaagacgtataaatcgcttcaaaaagtttgcaaaaatattgcgtcgttccagagaaatcgacgaaatacaaagcgtaacgcctgagcgtaaagcggggttttagtgtaa
Coding sequences:
- the LOC120426321 gene encoding uncharacterized protein LOC120426321 codes for the protein MRDIGLVFQLLLGIALCSAYNLDTLNIVLKSIEYLISVKPGAFSCVFYDVAPHYPHDNILDAILKSPRLDHVAKYVVNGSERTNVYKLPWNPSLLLLHTGNNVSHLESFDVIVDMFYFMYLFDPATKMLVFVDELYTPAMIQMQGHVYYASFNYFVYIGDTSKDVYQCNGVYCWNRPREQHPMYLFSYCRRSMQGRNITYIKDERVLSFAWNSKWLNETARYLNTTTAEYPHNCEASDEAYQQCYQNHSAGNGADILLIYMTFDRPDATIPRNFRQVFTTHMVFSKIAVPRDRPVNTAELLAMPFSWQVWTLLVTILVLSEIAKRLFPTLIENDPVLLVVCGYEKHDLHRAGRPEKIILLSLIILMFFMSNAFETKIVSLMVSKPSIQRVQTLDDLYQSGIKLYEDLEHNPQFVVDSVLKRFVAQGTRTEFHETRPDAAVYWNSDYVDVFKDVAFDYERMQPFYVVLDFEHFSGFELYWVSPRNQLVKELRFIHITLTETGFMGLWKQQWRDEIRSKYIGRRPRVDINEKADLNFDDMQPAWLALGVGLCVSLVGFVGEHLAKRFNARVLKLER